The Heliangelus exortis chromosome 24, bHelExo1.hap1, whole genome shotgun sequence DNA segment CCAGCCCCGGGCCAGACCGGGAGCCCACTCCCCTGCGAGCTgcagtggggagcagaggggtcCCTGCCCCCTGACCTGGTGCCACGGAGCTGCCTCCAGCATCAGATGTTGGTGCAGGAGTAAAAAGGAAGGCTGCGGGGTGcctgagccccttcccactCTGTTCTCCACCTTCCCTCACTTCActctctgcctttgtccactctcccctctcccacccttctctttcccctctcccacccttctcttttccctctcccacccttctctttcccctctcccacccttcTCTCTGTATTCTCCCACCCCATTatcccccctctcccaccccattctcccccctctcccacccttttctctcccttctctttcccctctcccacccttctctctcccttctcccaccccgttctcccccctctcccaccccatcctctcccttctcccacccttttctctcccttctctctcccaccCAAGCAGCCCTTTGGGACACTCTCTCCTCCCAGGATTCCCCACCCAGGTCCTCCTGGAGCCACAGCTCAGGTGGTGGCCAGGAAGGATGCTCGAGTCACCCCGGGAAAtgcctcctgctgccttcagctgctGGTAAATGGCTCTGGAGCGGGGCCGCCTTCTCTTCAtttcctgcctgctcctgcttccAAGGAAACAAAATCCCCCAAGCCAGAGCTGAGGTTTCTCATTTAGATGTAACCCAGGCCAATAACCAGAGCTGCTCATGGCCCTGAGGTCCCAGCCCTgaggtgcagggcagaggggggacATCGAGGGGCACCCCAGTGGATCCCGAGATGCACTTCGGGCAGCTCTTGGCTCTGCTCTGAGTCAATCAGTTGGGGTTCAGGGTGTTTgtgggaggttttggggtggcagcagttcccccctcccttctccaaCCTGGCAAAGCCCCCATGTTTTCGGTGCCAGGGTTTTGCTGTGGTTGCTGCCCGAGCTCTTTCCCAGCATCTCAGCTCCCAGCAAGGTGGCAAAGGGTGAGTGGCTGGAACTGCAGCTGAGCCCCTCTGCTGATGGGAGCTCAGgggctgcccacagcagggagggggagCAAACCCCTGCCCAGAGCCCCCTGCCCAGAGCCCCCTGCCCTCTCCGTGGCACAGTCAGGGTTTGGAGGGAAGAAGCCTCTTGTGGCTCCCAGCATCTGCCAAGAGCCGTGGTGTAGGGCAGGGGGTGCCTGGGGAGAGCTGAGCCTGCCAGATGTGCTGCACAGCTGGGGTGAGGGTCTGCCTCACACACACCTCTTAGCTCATATTTTAAACTCAAAGCTGGGCTGTGGGTCCCCCCAGAGCCTCTCCTGCACATCAGCAACGTGGGGGTGGCTGCTTGGCACTCGGATGCTTTCTTGGATGGATGGGGCTGGGTTTTACAGCTCCGCTTTCTGCATCTTcctccaccaaaaaaaaaagggagcaggCTGGGCCCTGCCATGGGCTGTTTATCTCCCTGCTTGGTGCTGTCCCCCCAAGGCCTGGAGCAGCCAGGAACATCTCCAGATTCACTGGCACCAGGAGACCCCCGCTCAGCCTCAGTGTTctgcatccatccatccatccatccatcccagcaggagggAACTGCACACAGGTAGGAGCCAAAAAACACCTTTCCCAGCTGTAAGGTGGCACCCAGGACAGCCACAGACTGAGTGATGGCCCTCTTGGTGTCTGGtgacagcaggggacagggctgCAAGGGGTGACCTCAGAGGGCTCACGGTGGTGGGCACAAGGATGCTCTGAATTGTCTGGGGAGCCAGGGACGGGCAGTCCCTTGGCCTGGCATGGTGTGATGGGCTGGGTCATGGTGGGCTTTGATGCCAGACTTGCTGTGggctcctccccagctcctcagccctcTGATTCCACCCTGGATGAAGCTGGGAAGcccaccagctccagcacagccctgccaggagctgggggctgcagccctgtgcCCACCCTGCTGGTGGCTGTAATGGGTGGGAGCCTGAGGGGGGGTCCCAGCAGACCTGCATGGTGCTGTCTTTATGCCACAGACCTGCAGCAAACCCTGGTGTgtcaccctgtccccaggggaggtggcagggaccccagggagcaggagggaccGGCCAGGTTTGCCCACCACAGAGAAGCAAAGGAGCTGTGGCTTCTCCTTCTGAGGACatcaggagagagagaagagctATTTAAGCAGCTTTACAATGTTGACAGAAGAACAACCAGGTATAAACTGCTCAGGAATAAAGCAGGGCTGGGAATTCCAGGATTTATCACTGCAGGGCCAGGTGGGCTGAGGGTTCTCAGCTCATCCCATGACACAATGAGTGTCTCCAacccctgagctctgctcctttAACCTCAGTGGGGCCAAGGAGCACCCCAAACTCCCCAACctcatccccagcacccagcccagcccctggaAAGGAGGAGCTGTTGGGCTGTGGGTCCTTCAGCCCCATCTCCCCTCCGTACCACAAACCCCTCCAACAGTGCTGGGCTTGGCTGAgaaccaggaggaaaaaaaaaaaaaaaattaaaaaaatctgttatttcCTTGGCAATAAACAGCTCCAACCCTCGGGCTGCCACCAGGTCCCCCGAGCCCGAGGTGAAGCCAAGCCCTGGGGACCCGCACGCaccctgcagggcagcagcacccagccgGGCTCCGGCTGCTCCTCAGCCCCGGGCTCTGCCGCGTCCCGGCGGCTCCGCGGATGCTCAAATGTCTGTGAGAAACCTGCTGCTCCCTGACCGGGGGGAGCAGGGGCACGGGGGGGGATGGGGGTACAGAGCTACCGGAGGGGACGAGCTGCCCTAATTAGCTTTGCCATCATTAACCTTCCCTCTGAAGGAGCAGCAAACGCCGGGCATGGGGTTGGGGAGCTGGGTGCAGGGgtcctgtgtgtgtgtcccaccccctctccccgggggggtgcaggcagctgcctgtgaCCTTGCAGGGGGGATGGtgtgaggatgaggatggtCAGGGTCGTGTGTGTGTAGCCGTCCCCCCTCGGTGCTGCTCCCCCCGGGGCTGGCTCCTGCTAACTGGATGTGATGGGTGGGGGACGTGCTGTCACTTGGCATTTtgcagggaaaaggagaggggatgAGCCCCTGCCTGGActtggggggcaggggaggacGACACCTCAACCTTctcccaccccccgaccccatctcccatcccttccccaccGCCAAACAGCCACACCTCGtagcacaaattatttttattcccccTCCCTGGTTGTAAACAAGAAgcagcccctcccacccctgctctgcagcaccccAGCCAGGGGTCCCCTTTACatccagccccccccccaaaaaatgtgCAAATCCGGTCCCAGTGCAAAAAAAGGCTTTGGCaagggtggggggaaagggggcAGCACCCACTGGACCCCCGAAGCTGCTGGGTTTGAGGGTGCAGAGCCCGAAGGCAGCGAGCACTAGAGGGCAGCAAGCCCCAGCGCTGGCCCCGGCGGCatgaaaatcaaattaaataagaattaaaaaatatatataataaataaatgagtgAATGGCTGGGAGAagggtgtgtgtgaggggggttgagtccctcctcctcctccagccttcccCCTCCCCGTCCTCTTTCCCCAAACgtacaaaatgtattttaactaTTTGAGGTAAATAACCAGGCTGTCAAAAAAGCAAGAGGGGAGCGAAGGCTCCTGGTatcaccctcccctccccttcaaaaaataaagcatcgtaaatatttttaaagaaaatacgAGGacctccccccctctctcttGCTCATAGGCATAAATATAGATGACATTAGGGATAAAAAATacgttttgttttggttttttttttctctcctgcaaatttaaaaatagaggaaaaggatggggctgggaagagctgctctgtTCCGAGAGCTCCTGCATTGGGTGACTGGGAatgaaaaggaggaggaaaagaaaaaaaaaaaaaaaggaaaaaaaaaaacaaccaaaagaaAATCCCCCAAGCACAGTGGGTGAGtgaaggggcagggggaaggggggggacaGGGCCAGGGCCACATCAGACGTCACTGGGGGAGCGGGAGCGGAAGGGCACGGcggaggagaagcagcagcagcagatggccCAGAGCACTTTCTGGATCTCCTGGTTCCTGAAGGCGTAGATGATGGGGTTGATCATGGAGTTGTaggtggcagggaggagggtGAGGTAGGTGTAGAGGGCCGGGTAGGTGTAATCCCCCAGGAGACAGTAAATGGTGAAGGGCAGCCAGCAGGAAGCGAAGGTGCCCAGGATGAGGGCCAAGGTGGCGATGCCTTTACGGGTGGTGACGTAGTGGGAAGTGGCCAGGAAATGTCTCTGGAGGGCGATCTGGTGGGCGTGCCTGCAGACAATCTTACAGATCTGCACGTAGAGCTGGAGCATCACCCCGAAAACCATGAAGAAGGAGACGGAGAGGATGATGAGGTGGTTCTTCACCAAGGGTTTGACgatgctgcaggaggagggctCCTCCAGGCAGTTCCAACCCATGATGGGCAGGAGGCCGAGGCAGATGGAGCCTCCCCAGGTGAGGATCAACATGATGTAAGTCCTGGTGACCGTCCTCTCCGAGTAGTAGGTCAGGGCGTTGTAGAGGGAGAGGTAGCGGTCAATGGTGATGGTCAACAAGCTGCTGATGCTGGCGGTGAAGGAGGTGACCAGCAGCCCCACTGTCAGCAGGCTGACGGCCTCCGAGGGGACCAGGTagacaaaagcaaaatgcaagATCAACCCCAAACCCGCCAGGAGGTCTGCGGTGGCCAAGCTGCCGATGAGGAGGAACGTGGGAGCCCGGAAAGCCGGGGTGTAGAAGATGACCACCACCACGATGGCGTTCTCGCAGGAGATGATGGTGCCAGAGATGCAGAGGACAACGTCCCATGGGTTCAAAGCCAAGGGTTGAACCACGGATTCCAGGtccaaggagctgctggttcCGTTCCGGGCGGCGAAGCGGCcgtggctggagctggggggccCATCCTCTATCATGGTGCTGGACACTGACCTGCCAGAGCCCACACAGCCCCCTCAGCACCCACTATTGGGACCCCCCTGAGGCCCCCCCCTTTTGCCACCCAACCAGGGACAGTCCGGTCTCCCCCCCTGATTTGTCTCGGGGAGGGGGTTGTTGAGGAGGGGGCTGGCTGTTTGCTCCCAGggtttgtttggagttttttttctggataagGGGGTTTGCTttgaataaaatagaaaaataaatatgtgaatAAAAAGGACAGGAGCCCACTCAGCCCCCTCCCACCACCATTAATTGCTGGGGGAGTGATTTTGGGAGATAAATACGGGGGATCCCCCCTCTACCAAGGGCTTCGGGGCCAAACTGATGGGACCCCAAAGAGGGGGTGGTCTTCCTGCAGGTTGGGGGGGAAACTCCTCCTGCCTCACCATGCCCACCCCAACCTGGGGGACCCCCCTTTGCCTTGCAGCAAGGACCCGGGAGACGGGGGGACACAACTGCCCCTCATCCACCTCCAGCTATCAATGCCCAAGCAGGATCACCCCCTTCCTGATGCCCCCCCGGTATCCATGTCCCCCCCGCTATCCATGCCCCCTTCCCACTATCCATGCCCCCTCCCACTGTCGGTTCACCCCATCCCGATGCCCGTGTCCTCCTTCCCCCGCTGTCCATACACCACCCTCCGATGcccgtgtgtcccccccacGCTGGCCGTGCCCCCCTACGGTGTCCGTGTCCCTCCCTCCcggtgtccctgtccctctccctcggtgtccctgtccctcccctcGGTGTCCGTGCCCGCCCCCCAGTGCCGGTGCCCCCCTCCGGTGCCGGTGCTCCCCTCCCGGTGCCGGTGTCCCCCCCACCATCCCTGGTGCCAGGCACTCACCTGCGCGGGTCTCCCCGGCTGGGGCCGCGCTGCCATCGGCTCCTCCGAGTTATAGTGACCGAACCCCTccggggggggggtgtggggtgcgTGTGTGTTAGGGGTGTaccgggggggagggggtgggggggtgacTCACCACCgcgcccccccctccctccctgagCCCCTTTCGCCCCGCTGTGACGTCAATGTCGCGCCGGAGCCAATCAGCGCCCCGCTAGGCGCGCGCGCCGCATAGTAATCGCAGCCGGGCTGGAGGGGCCCATTCATAAAAAATCAGACATcaccacccccccctcccaacccccccccagcacccactcaCACACCCCCCGGGACCCCCACCCCCGGGCTGGGTCCTCCCACAGTGTCCTTACGCAGCCgagctgcagaggaggaggagaaggggggtggggggctgggtgctgcccccccatcccacccctcgCTGCACAGGTTTGGGGGCTTCGCTTCGCACCCTGCGCGTGGGGGGTGGAAGGGGCGGCCcgaggaggggggaggaaaagaaactggGTCCCCCCCGCACAGCCGGGGGGTGCATCCCACACCCACTTCCCCTGAATAATGAACGGCCGGGAGAAACGGGGAGACCTGGCCCggacctggggggggggggttcggGAAAGGCGGCTGCCAGGGAACCCCCCCGCCCcgggggaggggagaaggaggtgTGTGCACCCCGAGACcctcccctgcttccccccccGCCCGGGTTCCTCGCAGTTCGATGC contains these protein-coding regions:
- the GPR3 gene encoding G-protein coupled receptor 3, yielding MIEDGPPSSSHGRFAARNGTSSSLDLESVVQPLALNPWDVVLCISGTIISCENAIVVVVIFYTPAFRAPTFLLIGSLATADLLAGLGLILHFAFVYLVPSEAVSLLTVGLLVTSFTASISSLLTITIDRYLSLYNALTYYSERTVTRTYIMLILTWGGSICLGLLPIMGWNCLEEPSSCSIVKPLVKNHLIILSVSFFMVFGVMLQLYVQICKIVCRHAHQIALQRHFLATSHYVTTRKGIATLALILGTFASCWLPFTIYCLLGDYTYPALYTYLTLLPATYNSMINPIIYAFRNQEIQKVLWAICCCCFSSAVPFRSRSPSDV